TCTGTGAATTTAATATTTACATCTTCGAATAAAGCACGTTTTCCTAAACGTAAAGTTACATTATTTGCCTGAATCATTGTATAACCTTTCTTTTTGATTTATAATAATAGAATGCTCTTTTCATTTTACAGAAAAGCCAGAGTTTTTCAAGTAAAATTTGCATTGTGCAAGTAAAAATACTTGACAAAGGCAGTGAAATTCGCTAAACTAACATCTGGTAAAGGAAAATTGCTTTACAGGAGTATCAGATGGAACGAATCGTAGAACAGAATTTATTATATGATTTTTACGGCGAATTGCTGACAGCACATCAGAAGGAGATATATGGTGAACATATTTTGAATGATATGACAGCCACAGAGATTGCAGCTGAGTTTGGAATTACCAGACAGGCGGTGCATGATATGATCCGAAGATGTGATAAGATCTTGGCAGATTATGAAGCAAGACTTCATCTGGTAGCGAAGTTTTTGACGGCCAAGGAGAAGATCAAAGAGATCCATACCTTATCCAGAAGGCTTCTTAAAGAAGATAAAGAGCAGATGGAAGAAGATATCAGACAAATAGAATCTGTATGTAATCAGGTTTTAGAAGATTTATAACTTAGATGAGGTGAATCAATGGCATTTGAAAGTTTATCCGAGAAACTTCAGGGTGTATTTAAGAACTTAAGAAGTAAGGGCCGTTTAACAGAAGATGATGTAAAAGCGGCAATGAGAGAAGTTAAAAGAGCTTTACTTGAAGCTGATGTTAACTTCAAAGTTGTAAAGACATTTATCAAATCTGTACAGGAAAGAGCTGTAGGACAAGATGTTCTGAATGGTTTGAATCCGGGACAGATGGTGATCAAGATCGTAAAAGAAGAGATGGAAGCATTAATGGGATCAACGATGACAGAGATTCAGCTTCGTCCAGGTAATGAAATTACGATTATTTTGATGGCAGGTCTTCAAGGTGCTGGTAAGACAACAACATGTGCAAAACTTGCCGGACAGTATAAGAAGAAAGGAAAACGACCATTATTGGTAGCCTGTGATGTATATCGCCCAGCGGCGATCAAACAGCTTCAGGTCAATGGAGAGAAGGTCGGAGTACCAGTATTTACAATGGGAGATAAGCAGAATCCAGTGGATATTGCAAAGGCTTCCGTAGAACACGCACAGAAGAATGGAAACAATATCGTGATCCTAGATACAGCAGGACGTCTTCATATTGATGAGAATATGATGACAGAGCTGGTTGAGATCAAAGAGAATGTGGATGTATTCCAGAGTATTCTCGTCGTTGATGCCATGACAGGACAGGATGCTGTCAATGTGGCAAAAGAATTTAATGAGAAAGTCGGCGTCGATGGAATTATCATCACGAAGATGGATGGTGACACCCGAGGTGGTGCAGCACTTTCTATTCGTTCTGTAACAGGAAAGCCGATTTTATATGTAGGTATGGGAGAAAAACTGGAAGATCTTCAGCAGTTCTATCCAGACCGAATGACAAGCCGAATCCTTGGTATGGGAGATGTATTGTCACTG
The sequence above is drawn from the Anaerostipes hadrus ATCC 29173 = JCM 17467 genome and encodes:
- the ylxM gene encoding YlxM family DNA-binding protein; the protein is MERIVEQNLLYDFYGELLTAHQKEIYGEHILNDMTATEIAAEFGITRQAVHDMIRRCDKILADYEARLHLVAKFLTAKEKIKEIHTLSRRLLKEDKEQMEEDIRQIESVCNQVLEDL
- the ffh gene encoding signal recognition particle protein; the protein is MAFESLSEKLQGVFKNLRSKGRLTEDDVKAAMREVKRALLEADVNFKVVKTFIKSVQERAVGQDVLNGLNPGQMVIKIVKEEMEALMGSTMTEIQLRPGNEITIILMAGLQGAGKTTTCAKLAGQYKKKGKRPLLVACDVYRPAAIKQLQVNGEKVGVPVFTMGDKQNPVDIAKASVEHAQKNGNNIVILDTAGRLHIDENMMTELVEIKENVDVFQSILVVDAMTGQDAVNVAKEFNEKVGVDGIIITKMDGDTRGGAALSIRSVTGKPILYVGMGEKLEDLQQFYPDRMTSRILGMGDVLSLIEKAEQTINEEDALRMTEKMKKAEFDFNDFLDQMDQMKKMGGLSNLLSMIPGVGNKMQGLDIDDGMMDKTAAIIYSMTKEERANPKIINASRKRRIAAGAGVPIAEVNRLCKQVQNQKQMMKQMSGMFGGKGGKRGGFKLPF